A stretch of DNA from uncultured Flavobacterium sp.:
CTTTTTTAATAATTGCGATCTGTTATTTTCAGGAATATAGTTCTCTATAGCTTCTTTTACATCAGCTTCAGCAACTTTAAAATACTTTCCTATTGCAACTGCAGCATTAATATTGTTAGCATTATAAAGCCCAATTAAATGAGATTCTACGGTAAAATTCTCATAATTAACAACAACAAAAGGATTTGCCTGAATACTTATGATATTAAGATCTGATTGCTCTTTATTCACTCCAAAAGTAAAGGTTTCAATTCCCTTAGATTTTTCAATCTGAATTGGATCTTCCAGATTAACAAAAGCCAATTTCTTATTTTTTAAAAGATATTGATACATTTCGCTCTTGCCTTCAATAACGCCTTCAACACCTCCAAAACCTTCTAAATGTGCTTTTCCAAAATTGGTAATATAGCCATAATCAGGTTGGGCAATTTCGCACAAAAACTCAATTTCCTTTTTGTGATTGGCACCCATTTCAACAATTCCTATTTCAGTTTCTTTTGAAAAGGACAATAATGTCAACGGAACTCCAATATGATTATTCAAATTTCCAACGGTAGCTTTCGTTTTAAATTTCTTAGAAAGAACTACATTAATAAGTTCTTTTGTGGTAGTTTTTCCGTTACTTCCGGTGAGTGCAACAATAGGCAATTTCAAATAGGAACGATGAAATTTAGCCAACTCCTGCAACGTTTCTAAACTGTTCTTGACCAAAATAGTTCTTTCGTCTATAGAATAAGCCGCGTTATCAATAACAACATACAAAGCTCCCAATTCGAGCGCTTTTGCAGCAAAAGTATTAGCGTCAAAGTTCTCGCCTTTTATAGCAAAAAACATAGATCCTTTTTCAATTTTTCTTGTATCGGTTGAAATTGAACTACATTGTAAAAACAAGTTATGAATGTCCTGAATATTCATTTATAAAAATATTTAGATATTAAAAATAAGCAATAAAAAAATTCCAAATTCCAAAAGCTGAGTAATTCAGTTGGAATTTGGAATTTTTTTTATTGAATTTTCTAGAATTTAGTTTCTAGGCGATTTTCTTTTTTCAGTTTTAGCACCTACTCTAGACATTGCACATCTAAATCCGATGTAATCAGTTGCCATATCCTGAGGAAAATATCTTCTTTGAGCCGGATCTAACCAATAAGCTCTATCTCTCCAAGAACCACCTTTATAAACTCTTACGTTATCATCGATTAACGTAGTACGTTTACTTGAGCTGTCGTATTTTCTAACCATATGACCTAAACTATCAGTTGTGATATTATGCTTAGGAGAATTGTACATTGCCTGATCCGCTTTTGGTCCAGACTCAGAATCTCCAAAGTCAAAATATCTTGAAGATTGTTTATCACCATCTCTGTAATTGATATTGTCACTTGTGCTGAAGTTCGTTCTTAAGTAAGTTTCATTTTCATCAACTGGAACCTGAGCGATTTCTCCTGGTAAGTTTGTTGCTACTTTTTTACCGTTACTTAATGTTTTGTATTGAATATTATCTTTAGTGATAATTTCAATTTTACCATCTTTTCCAATTTTGTTTTTAGCATATTGATTTCCTCTAAAGTAGTTGAAATCATTAGCTTCATTATCGATAATAGGTCTGTAAACGTCCGCAACCCATTCTGCTACGTTTCCTGCCATATCATATAATCCAAAATCATTAGGAGCATAGCTTTTTACAGCGTTTGTGATATCTGCACCATCATCTGACCAACCAGCAATTCCACCGTAATCACCGTTTCCTTGTTTAAAGTTAGCCAATTGATCTCCTTTATTTTTACGTTTTGCTGAACGTGTATAATCTCCAGACCAAGGATATTTCTTTTGCCCTTTATATATATTGTATTCTCTTTGTCCAACATCTGCTGCAGCTGCATACTCCCATTCTGCTTCAGTAGGAAGTCTGTACTCTGGCAAAATAACTCCAGAAGAACGTTGTGCATAAACATTTTTAGCTTCAGGAACTACCCCGTCTTTTCCTGCTTTTGGTTTTCTTCCGTTTGGATTTTTCTTTAAAACTAATTCTTCATTACCACCATAAGTAGTACTTGGAGAAGCAACGTAAGTTTCAGTATTAAATAAACTTTCAGCGCTTACATCTTGTGTTTTAGCACCTTTTTTAAGATATCCATTTTTCTCTAAGACAGCTTCGTTTACACGATCTGTTCTCCATTTAGCAAATTCAACTGCTTGAATCCAGTTAACACCTACTACAGGATAATTAGCATAAGAAGGGTGTCTTAAGTAATTATTAGTCATCGTTTCGTTATATCCTAAACGATTTCTCCACACCAATGTATCTGGTGATGCTCCTTCATAAATGTTTTTGTAATTTTCTTCTGTTGGAGGGAAAACTTTCTTTAACCACTCCAGGTACTCTAAGTACATACCATTCGTAACTTCAGTTTCATCCATATAGAATGATTGAACATGTTGTTGAGTCGGTGTGTTATTCCAATCATGCATAACATCATCCTGTACTTTACCCATAGTAAACGTACCTCCTTCAACAAAAACCAAACCAGGACCAGCCTGTTGTTTTTTTCCTGCGTTTCTAGCAGCCGTTCCATTCTGACTATCTACATCCCAACCGGTTGCCCTTGAAGCGTGACTGGAACTCGATTTTTTGCTACAACTAGCCGTGCCCAACATCAATACCATTGACATCATTAATTGCAAGGCTACAATTTTGTTTACTTTCATACTCATTCTTAGGTGATAAATTTAGGTGCTGCAATATAATAATTAACATTTAATTAGCAACATCTGTTCTAATAATTTTATTTAGCTGTTTTTTACCAGAAAATAACCTATAGTTACGAACGCAAAAATATACTTTTTATTATTTACTATAACATGAAATACTATATTTTTACTTACTAAAATATTTTTAAATTAATCCCCTTTTCCCAGCTGATGAAACAAGCCCTAATCTTTTATTTTTTTTTAATTCCATTTATCTCATTTTCACAGATAAACGACAGATTTACATTAGATTGGCAAAATAAAAGAGAGATGAGTTTTGGCGATTCAAAAACAACTATTCCTTTCTTTTCAGGAAACAGTTTTCGTTATGACACTACAAAAAAAAGCATAACATTATTACTTAACCTGAATGAAACAGGTATTCCGGACGCCAATTCTGCACAAATAACAAACATTATCTACGAATCAATATCGATTGCAGATCTGGGAGATTTAACAAAAGAAAACATCCCTGAGAAACCAAATGAAACTATAAAAACGGTCACTTCAAGAGACCGAAAGCAAACTTTTCTTTCTTTATCTCCTATTATAAAAGAAGGAAACAGCTTTAAGCGAATTAAATCATTCTCCTATTCTTCAAATAACTCAACATCAAAAAACAGCAACAGCTCTTCTTTTCAAAAAACCAGTATTATATCAAATTCCGTTTTAGCTACTGGTGACTGGTATCGATTTTATGTTGAAAAATCTGGTATTTATAAAATTTCGAAGGCATTTTTACAAAGTTTAGGATTTGATCCAACCAAAGTTGACCCAAGAAGAATAAAAATTTACGGAAACGGAGGCCAAATGCTTCCTCTTGCAAACAACATCTATTATCCGGACGATTTAACAGAAAATGCCATTCAGATTATTGGGGAAAGTGATGGCGTTTTTGACAACGAAGATTATATCCTTTTTTATGCCGAAGGAATCGGAAATTGGAATACTGAAAGCCAAACCAATCTTAACTTGTTTGACACAAAATCCTACTATTATATTACCGTTACCGGAAGTGACGGAAAACGAATTTCAAACATTAACCAGCCTCTAGGAAACAGCACACTGGACTTAACAACTTTTGACGACTATCAATACCACGAAGTCGACTTAACCAATATTGCTCATTTAGGACGTGAATGGCTTGGAGAATCCTTCGATATCAATCAAGAACAGGAATTTGAGTTTAATTTCCCAAATCTTGAAGTTTCTACTCCTATAAAGATCGAACTAAACGCCGCTTCAGCCGCCTACACTCCTACTTCGTTTACCGTTCTCGCGAATGGACAAAATGTTGGCACCATTAATTTTAATGCATTAGCACCGAGTTCAGATATAAAATTCTACAACGGAAAACTTCCTTCAAACAGTACATTTACGGGTACAGATAACATAAAAATCAAACTAACATACAATAATAATGGTGTTCCCGGATCAAAAGGATATCTCGACTACATTAATTTAACAGCAAAAAGAAAACTGCTGGGTTTTGGCAAACAATTTAAATTTCAATACAATTTAGCCGGTTCAACCGCGGGAATTGTAAATTACACCATTGGAAACGCAGCTGGAATTTCTCAAATATGGGATATTACAGACCTATATAATGTATCAAAAATTGAAAATCCAAATCAAGCTACTTTTAGCTTCAAAGCTGCTTTAGGAGAAATTAGAAAATATATCGCAGTTGACCCTTCAGATTATTTTACACCTTTAAAGGAAAGTCAATCAAAAATTGCAAACCAAAATTTAAAAGGAACTCTTTTTAAAAACAATCAAAATAGTTTTCAAGATATAGACTATGCAATTATTACACCCAAATCCTTATTGTCTCAAGCCGAAAAATTAGCCAGTTTTCATCGAACTTATTCTAACCTGAACGTAAAAGTGATTACATTAGAAAACATCTATCAGGAATTTTCTTCAGGAAAACAGGATATTTCAGCCATTAGAAACTGTATTAAATACATCTACGAAAATGCCTCTTCTCCAGAAAGAAAAATAAAATATGTGAATTTATTCGGAGACGCTTCTTATGACTATAAAAACAGAATTTCAAACAATACGAATATTGTACCTATATATCATTCTATAGTTAGCACTACAATTGGAGAAGCGTCATTTGCTTCAGATGATTTTTACGGACTTATGGATCCTGACGAAGGAAACGTAATTTCGTTTTTTGGAGGAATTGATATTGCAGTTGGCAGAATGTTAGTATCAAGCAACTCGCAAGCCGCAGAAATGGTCAATAAAGTTTTAGAATATCACGATTCTAAATCTTACGGCAACTGGAGAAACAATTTCGTTTTAATCAGCGATGATTCAGATCAAAGCTCAGATGCAACAATACAATCACGTCAAAACAAACTTGCAGATGTTATTGCTGCCGAAAAACCATTCTTTAATATCGATAAAATAATCCTTGACTCTTATACTCAGGAAGCTTCTGCCGGAGGATCGAGATATCCAAAAGCAAGAACCGATTTGTTTAATGCTTTCGAAAAAGGCGCTTTGGTTTTTAATTATTTGGGACATGGCGGTGAAGATGGTCTGGCAAGTGAAAGAATTTGGGAAAAAGCAGATGGTCAAAACCTAAACAATCAATACAAATATCCTTTATTCATAACAATTACCTGTGAATTTTCCAGATTTGACGATCCAACAAGACC
This window harbors:
- the murF gene encoding UDP-N-acetylmuramoyl-tripeptide--D-alanyl-D-alanine ligase: MNIQDIHNLFLQCSSISTDTRKIEKGSMFFAIKGENFDANTFAAKALELGALYVVIDNAAYSIDERTILVKNSLETLQELAKFHRSYLKLPIVALTGSNGKTTTKELINVVLSKKFKTKATVGNLNNHIGVPLTLLSFSKETEIGIVEMGANHKKEIEFLCEIAQPDYGYITNFGKAHLEGFGGVEGVIEGKSEMYQYLLKNKKLAFVNLEDPIQIEKSKGIETFTFGVNKEQSDLNIISIQANPFVVVNYENFTVESHLIGLYNANNINAAVAIGKYFKVAEADVKEAIENYIPENNRSQLLKKESNQIILDAYNANPSSMAVAITNFLQLENQNKVMILGDMFELGNESHEEHKIIVDSLANQENSVCYLIGKYFYENRISNNNIHFFETFDGFAEYLKTIHFSENTILIKGSRGMALERTLEYI
- the porU gene encoding type IX secretion system sortase PorU — protein: MKQALIFYFFLIPFISFSQINDRFTLDWQNKREMSFGDSKTTIPFFSGNSFRYDTTKKSITLLLNLNETGIPDANSAQITNIIYESISIADLGDLTKENIPEKPNETIKTVTSRDRKQTFLSLSPIIKEGNSFKRIKSFSYSSNNSTSKNSNSSSFQKTSIISNSVLATGDWYRFYVEKSGIYKISKAFLQSLGFDPTKVDPRRIKIYGNGGQMLPLANNIYYPDDLTENAIQIIGESDGVFDNEDYILFYAEGIGNWNTESQTNLNLFDTKSYYYITVTGSDGKRISNINQPLGNSTLDLTTFDDYQYHEVDLTNIAHLGREWLGESFDINQEQEFEFNFPNLEVSTPIKIELNAASAAYTPTSFTVLANGQNVGTINFNALAPSSDIKFYNGKLPSNSTFTGTDNIKIKLTYNNNGVPGSKGYLDYINLTAKRKLLGFGKQFKFQYNLAGSTAGIVNYTIGNAAGISQIWDITDLYNVSKIENPNQATFSFKAALGEIRKYIAVDPSDYFTPLKESQSKIANQNLKGTLFKNNQNSFQDIDYAIITPKSLLSQAEKLASFHRTYSNLNVKVITLENIYQEFSSGKQDISAIRNCIKYIYENASSPERKIKYVNLFGDASYDYKNRISNNTNIVPIYHSIVSTTIGEASFASDDFYGLMDPDEGNVISFFGGIDIAVGRMLVSSNSQAAEMVNKVLEYHDSKSYGNWRNNFVLISDDSDQSSDATIQSRQNKLADVIAAEKPFFNIDKIILDSYTQEASAGGSRYPKARTDLFNAFEKGALVFNYLGHGGEDGLASERIWEKADGQNLNNQYKYPLFITITCEFSRFDDPTRPTAGEYTFWNPKGGAISMLTTIRAIGQYNGENFNDSLSKNLLSYGSNQYTSIAEALRISKNENPSSSSNVVFYIGDPALMLAIAKPRINLTKVNDIVISQPIPDFKSLAKIKITGEVTDENNIILSNYNGELATAIFDKLITTSTLNNDGYSPAMSFKTLGETIFRGNASVTNGQFEFSFVVPRDIRIPVDNGRISFYSKKNGALENQSGYNSTIKIGGINENAPQDNINPKVKLYMNDETFVSGGITNESPFLLAFLEDENGINTASGIGHDIVAILDGDVSNPYILNDYYQTKLDDYTNGNLRFPLRNLAPGLHTISFTAWDVYNNPVTSEIQFTVVGDDSLTLTHVLNYPNPFSTYTQFWFSHNRPYEPLEVQVQVMTITGKVVWTKNQIITTEGFLSREITWDGKDDFGDRIGKGVYIYKLTVKSNLTNKKAEKYEKLVIL
- the gldJ gene encoding gliding motility lipoprotein GldJ; the encoded protein is MKVNKIVALQLMMSMVLMLGTASCSKKSSSSHASRATGWDVDSQNGTAARNAGKKQQAGPGLVFVEGGTFTMGKVQDDVMHDWNNTPTQQHVQSFYMDETEVTNGMYLEYLEWLKKVFPPTEENYKNIYEGASPDTLVWRNRLGYNETMTNNYLRHPSYANYPVVGVNWIQAVEFAKWRTDRVNEAVLEKNGYLKKGAKTQDVSAESLFNTETYVASPSTTYGGNEELVLKKNPNGRKPKAGKDGVVPEAKNVYAQRSSGVILPEYRLPTEAEWEYAAAADVGQREYNIYKGQKKYPWSGDYTRSAKRKNKGDQLANFKQGNGDYGGIAGWSDDGADITNAVKSYAPNDFGLYDMAGNVAEWVADVYRPIIDNEANDFNYFRGNQYAKNKIGKDGKIEIITKDNIQYKTLSNGKKVATNLPGEIAQVPVDENETYLRTNFSTSDNINYRDGDKQSSRYFDFGDSESGPKADQAMYNSPKHNITTDSLGHMVRKYDSSSKRTTLIDDNVRVYKGGSWRDRAYWLDPAQRRYFPQDMATDYIGFRCAMSRVGAKTEKRKSPRN